DNA from Fibrobacter sp. UWB15:
TCGAAAAACTCGACCTTACAATAAATACCTTTCTTCGGTTTGCTGATTGGTTCGGCATATTTTTTCTTTAACTTTTGATATTGAGAAAGTTCCGGTTCTTTGTCCTTCGTATCCATGTCAATAATGCAGAAGATACGATTGTAGCCTGAATCAACGCCCTCTTTTATCTTCGAGTCAAGTTCCGTCAAGTTCGTATGCTTGGGAGAGTCGGGTTTGATGGTCAAACGTTTGAACACATCGCACAAGGATTTGAAGTAATAGAATTCAGTAGGCCCTTCGCCCAAAACAAGTGCCGTTTGACGCAGTTTGCCCATATCAATCATCCAGATTTATAAAGATACTACCAAGTTCGGGC
Protein-coding regions in this window:
- a CDS encoding RloB family protein; the encoded protein is MGKLRQTALVLGEGPTEFYYFKSLCDVFKRLTIKPDSPKHTNLTELDSKIKEGVDSGYNRIFCIIDMDTKDKEPELSQYQKLKKKYAEPISKPKKGIYCKVEFFETHRCTELFFLYYFRYTSRPYDNQEQLLNDLNQCVVYKKANEFFRKGLHSYFERNKGSLDNAVANAERSMAEKQKDGREYTYSELGRLMTLLKEL